A genomic region of Notamacropus eugenii isolate mMacEug1 chromosome 3, mMacEug1.pri_v2, whole genome shotgun sequence contains the following coding sequences:
- the LOC140531578 gene encoding olfactory receptor 2K2-like — MTKGENHTIWTYFVLEGFSKYPRLEMVLFAFSLVMYLITLLGNSTLIVISVLDFHLHTPMYFFLGNLSFMDICYTSSSIPTLLVNLLATEKTIIFSGCVLQMYLSLAMGSTECVLLAVMAYDRYVAICNPLRYSIIMNQRVCAQMAAGSWITGCLTALLETNSALQVPLCGNVIDHFTCEILAMLKLACTSSFFIDMVMLVVSVLLLPIPMLLICISYFFILSTIWRINSAEGRNKAFSTCGAHLTVVILYYGAALSMYLKPSSTSSQETDKIISLLYGVLTPMLNPIIYSLRNKEVKEAAKKLLRRNSPLSEK, encoded by the coding sequence ATGACAAAAGGAGAAAATCACACCATTTGGACCTATTTTGTTTTGGAGGGATTTTCTAAGTATCCAAGGTTAGAGATGGTTCTCTTTGCATTCAGTCTGGTAATGTACCTGATCACACTTCTTGGGAACAGTACTCTTATTGTAATTAGTGTCCTGGATTTTCACCTTCATACTCCAATGTATTTCTTCCTAGGGAACCTTTCCTTCATGGACATCTGCTATACATCCTCATCTATTCCCACTTTACTAGTAAACTTGTTGGCCACAGAAAAAACGATCATCTTCTCAGGATGTGTTCTGCAAATGTATCTCTCTCTTGCCATGGGATCCACAGAGTGTGTCCTCTTGGCTGTGATGGCATACGACCGGTATGTGGCCATCTGTAACCCCTTGAGATACTCTATTATCATGAACCAAAGGGTCTGTGCACAGATGGCAGCTGGGTCGTGGATAACAGGTTGCCTTACAGCACTCTTAGAAACAAACTCCGCTCTTCAGGTGCCTCTTTGTGGGAATGTGATTGACCATTTTACTTGTGAAATTCTCGCCATGCTGAAACTGGCCTGCACCAGTTCGTTTTTCATTGACATGGTCATGCTAGTGGTCAGTGTGCTTCTCCTTCCTATTCCCATGCTCTTAATttgtatttcctattttttcatcctttctacCATTTGGAGAATTAACTCAGCTGAGGGAAGAAACAAAGCTTTTTCTACTTGTGGAGCCCACCTGACTGTGGTGATTTTGTACTATGGGGCTGCCCTATCCATGTACCTGAAGCCCTCATCAACAAGTTCTCAGGAAACAGACAAAATCATCTCCTTACTTTATGGAGTGCTGACCCCCATGCTGAATCCCATCATCTACAGCCTGAGAAACAAGGAAGTCAAAGAGGCTGCAAAAAAACTACTGAGGAGAAATTCTCCTTTGTCAGAAAAATGA